In Oncorhynchus kisutch isolate 150728-3 linkage group LG7, Okis_V2, whole genome shotgun sequence, one DNA window encodes the following:
- the LOC109894578 gene encoding pre-mRNA-splicing factor syf2 isoform X2: protein MASCFEVSASVSDEQTESAASQKREERLRKFRELHFKRNEARNLNHKEVVEEDKRLKLPTNWEAKKARLEWELMTDEKKKECAAKGEDYDRVKLLEISAEDAERWERKKKKKNPDPGFSGYAEAQLRQYQRLTKQIKPDMDGYERQREQCGEDFHPTSNSLIHGTHVPSKEGIDRMVEDVEKQIEKRAKYSRRRAYNDDADIDYINERNAKFNKKAERFYGKYTAEIKQNLERGTAV from the exons ATGGCGTCCTGTTTTGAG GTATCTGCGTCGGTCAGTGATGAACAGACCGAAAGTGCTGCATCtcagaaaagagaggagagactgcGAAAATTCCGGGAACTGCATTTCAAAAGG AATGAAGCACGTAATCTCAATCACAAGGAGGTTGTGGAGGAGGACAAAAGACTGAAGCTACCAACTAACTGGGAAGCAAAGAAAGCCCGTCTGGAGTGGGAACTAATGACTGATGAAAAGAAAAAG GAGTGTGCGGCCAAAGGGGAGGACTATGACCGGGTGAAACTGCTAGAGATCAGTGCTGAGGATGCTGAGCGGtgggagagaaagaagaagaagaagaaccctGACCCAGGATTCTCAG GTTACGCGGAGGCCCAGCTGCGACAGTACCAGCGCCTCACCAAACAGATCAAACCAGACATGGACGGCTATGAGAGGCAGCGAGAGCAGTG TGGTGAGGACTTCCACCCCACATCCAACAGCCTGATCCATGGGACCCACGTCCCATCCAAGGAGGGCATTGACCGCATGGTGGAGGATGTGGAGAAACA GATTGAGAAGCGGGCCAAATACAGCCGGCGCAGGGCCTATAACGATGACGCAGACATCGACTACATCAATGAGAGGAACGCCAAGTTCAACAAGAAGGCAGAGCGGTTCTATGGCAAATACACAGCCGAGATCAAGCAGAATCTGGAGAGAGGCACAGCTGTCTAA
- the LOC109894578 gene encoding pre-mRNA-splicing factor syf2 isoform X1 → MISFNNEKVSASVSDEQTESAASQKREERLRKFRELHFKRNEARNLNHKEVVEEDKRLKLPTNWEAKKARLEWELMTDEKKKECAAKGEDYDRVKLLEISAEDAERWERKKKKKNPDPGFSGYAEAQLRQYQRLTKQIKPDMDGYERQREQCGEDFHPTSNSLIHGTHVPSKEGIDRMVEDVEKQIEKRAKYSRRRAYNDDADIDYINERNAKFNKKAERFYGKYTAEIKQNLERGTAV, encoded by the exons ATGATATCCTTCAATAATGAAAAG GTATCTGCGTCGGTCAGTGATGAACAGACCGAAAGTGCTGCATCtcagaaaagagaggagagactgcGAAAATTCCGGGAACTGCATTTCAAAAGG AATGAAGCACGTAATCTCAATCACAAGGAGGTTGTGGAGGAGGACAAAAGACTGAAGCTACCAACTAACTGGGAAGCAAAGAAAGCCCGTCTGGAGTGGGAACTAATGACTGATGAAAAGAAAAAG GAGTGTGCGGCCAAAGGGGAGGACTATGACCGGGTGAAACTGCTAGAGATCAGTGCTGAGGATGCTGAGCGGtgggagagaaagaagaagaagaagaaccctGACCCAGGATTCTCAG GTTACGCGGAGGCCCAGCTGCGACAGTACCAGCGCCTCACCAAACAGATCAAACCAGACATGGACGGCTATGAGAGGCAGCGAGAGCAGTG TGGTGAGGACTTCCACCCCACATCCAACAGCCTGATCCATGGGACCCACGTCCCATCCAAGGAGGGCATTGACCGCATGGTGGAGGATGTGGAGAAACA GATTGAGAAGCGGGCCAAATACAGCCGGCGCAGGGCCTATAACGATGACGCAGACATCGACTACATCAATGAGAGGAACGCCAAGTTCAACAAGAAGGCAGAGCGGTTCTATGGCAAATACACAGCCGAGATCAAGCAGAATCTGGAGAGAGGCACAGCTGTCTAA